GACGCCTCCGCAGGCAACTATGTCATCTATGACCTGCAAAGCACCAACGGGCTGTTTGTCAACGAGCAGCGGGTGGACAACAGGGTGCTGCGCTCCGGCGACCGCATCCGCCTGGGCAAGACGATGCTCGTTTTTGAAAGCAGCGAACCGCCCTCCCAGCAGCAGGACACATCCGCTGTAGCAGAGACGGTAGCACGCCCCGCAGCCACGCTGACATTGTATCCGGACACTCCCCAGGAGGAGGTCATCCCTCTGCCCAGCGAGGCGTTAATCGGGCGTGCGCTGACGGCGGACATCGTTATCGAAGAGCCGGATGTTGCCATGCGCCATGCGGTGATTCGCTGGAACGGCAACGAGTGGCAGATAGAGGACCTGGGCAGCACATCGGGCACCGCCGTGAACGAAAAGATTCTCACCCCGCGCAAGCCACTGGCTCTGCAGCCCGGCGCCCTCATTGTCGTAGGCAAAACGATTCTACGCTTCGATGTCGAGGCAACGCCATGAACGTGCTGGCGGGATTGCTTCGGTTTGTGCTGCTGGCAGCGCTGGTATTGTTTGTGCTGTACGTAGCGTGGACTATTCGACAGGATGTGGAGTAGACGAATGGCAAGCCTGGTGACGGGAAAGAAACCTCTCTGGCAGGTTGCTGCCGCCACAGACGTGGGCAAAGTGCGAGCGCATAACGAAGACAGTTACGCCATATTGAATTCGGCGCAGCTGCGTGGTGCGTACGACTTTGCGCTCATCGTTGCGGACGGCATGGGTGGACGTAACGCCGGGGAGGTTGCCAGTCGTGCGGCGGTAGAGGCAGCATCGCAAGCAATATTGAACAACGCGAGGTATGTGGACGCCTCCTCCCTGCTGCGTTTTGCGGTGGAAGCGGCGCATATCTCCATCCAGCAACGCGCAGAAGAGCATCCCGAGTACGAAGGTATGGGCACGACCCTCGTGATGGCGCTGGTCCGGGACACGGAGGCGTGGATAGCCAGCGTGGGGGACAGCCGGGCGTATATCCTTCGCGGCGAACAGCTGCTGCCCCTCACGGAGGACCATACCTTTGTCGCCGAGCAGGTGCGCGCCGGAGGTATGAGCCTTGAGCAGGCTCGCCACAGCCGTTTTCGGCACATGCTCACGCGCGCCGTCGGCACCAGTGTGGATTACACGCCGGATGTAGTTTCCACGCGGGTGGAGTCGGGCGATGTGCTGATGCTTTGCACCGACGGCTTGACGAATATGGTGTGGGAAGAGGAGATAGTGCGCCTGCTGCGCAAACACCGTCGCGACCCCGAACGCGCCTGTCGCAGCCTGATTGAAGCCGCCAACGCACAGGGGGGACAGGATAATATCACCGTGTTGCTGGCAGCAGACATGCGCGAGATAGCCGCTTCATCCGACGATGAAGAGCTGCAGACGGTCTCCGAACTGCCTACGGTTCGTGACCCTCTCCGGCAGGTAGCCCGCTGGGTAAAGCGCATCTCGCCTCGGCCTGCGGCGATTGGGATTGTGGTGGTCTTAATAATGGCAGGCGTGCTGGCATGGGTATCCGTTGTCAGAAAACCGAAACCCGCCCCACAGCTGCCGCCGCCCCCGCCAGTGTTGGACCTTGCCCGGTTGCGTTACGCTGAGCCGAAGGTTCTGCTGAACAAACCGCTGCGCGGCGCACCCTTAACCGTCGACCCGCAGGGCAGGATTTACGCCATGAGCGAGCAGGGCAGAGTGCTTTGCATCTCGCCGGAGGGGAAGTTGCTAACGGTTTCCAGCCAGCCTTTCAGCGCGGCAGCAAACCCCGAAATCAAGCCCGATGTGGTCTACTTCGCAACCGACCCACAGGGCAACTTCTATGTGTGCGACCGCACCGGTCGACGCATTCTCAAGTACCGTACCGACGGGGCGTTGCTGGGAAGCATCGGGCAGGGTAAGCTGAAGCGACCAGCGGCGCTGGCAGTGGGTTCGGACGGCTCAGTATACGTCATCGATGCGGGCAGGCTGACCGTCTTCCGCGCCATACCAGAGGGAACCGACAATGGCTCTCAGCCCCATCGGTAAATACGAGCGTGTGGACGTGCTGGGCTACGGCGCGACGGGCATCGTTTACCTCGCGTGGGACACCTTGCTGCGCAAACAGGTCGCGCTGAAGGAGATTAACGTGCAGGCGGGCGATATGGAGCGGTTTTTGGAAGAGGCGCGCCTGCTGGACCGCCTGCGTCACCCGAACATCGTGCAGGTGCACAGCGTAGACAAGGTGGACGGCAAAGTCCTCATCGCGATGGAGTATGTGCCCGGCGTCAACCTGCAGGAACTGCTGCGGCAGCAGGGCAAACTACCTGTCTCGAAGGCGCTGGACATCGCGATTCAGGTGCTGGACGCTCTGGACTACGCCCATCAGAACCACACCATCCACCGTGACATCAAGCCGGGTAACATCCTGATACGCAAAGACGACGTGGTAAAGCTGGTGGACTTCGGGCTGGCAACCATTCTGGGCACAGGCTCATATGCGGGCGGAGCGGGCACCTACGTGTATATGGCGCCCGAGGACTTCGAAGAAGAAGAGCATTCCGACTATCGCTCGGATCTGTGGGCGGTCGGAGTGACGCTGTATGAGATGGTGACTGGTCGCCGCCCGTTTAACGCCGCCAATCCGAAGAACCCCTTCTCGTGGCAGGAGGCGGTGCAGAAACAGCAGCCGTCGCCCTTACAGGAGTCCGTAGCCGATGTGCCCGCGGCTTTGCAGACAGTGATAGACCGCGCACTGGCAAAGCGCAAGGAAGACCGCTACGCCACCGCCAGCGAGTTCGCGGATGCCCTGCG
The Bacillota bacterium DNA segment above includes these coding regions:
- a CDS encoding Stp1/IreP family PP2C-type Ser/Thr phosphatase, whose translation is MASLVTGKKPLWQVAAATDVGKVRAHNEDSYAILNSAQLRGAYDFALIVADGMGGRNAGEVASRAAVEAASQAILNNARYVDASSLLRFAVEAAHISIQQRAEEHPEYEGMGTTLVMALVRDTEAWIASVGDSRAYILRGEQLLPLTEDHTFVAEQVRAGGMSLEQARHSRFRHMLTRAVGTSVDYTPDVVSTRVESGDVLMLCTDGLTNMVWEEEIVRLLRKHRRDPERACRSLIEAANAQGGQDNITVLLAADMREIAASSDDEELQTVSELPTVRDPLRQVARWVKRISPRPAAIGIVVVLIMAGVLAWVSVVRKPKPAPQLPPPPPVLDLARLRYAEPKVLLNKPLRGAPLTVDPQGRIYAMSEQGRVLCISPEGKLLTVSSQPFSAAANPEIKPDVVYFATDPQGNFYVCDRTGRRILKYRTDGALLGSIGQGKLKRPAALAVGSDGSVYVIDAGRLTVFRAIPEGTDNGSQPHR